The following proteins are encoded in a genomic region of Oncorhynchus keta strain PuntledgeMale-10-30-2019 chromosome 35, Oket_V2, whole genome shotgun sequence:
- the LOC118368294 gene encoding iron-sulfur cluster assembly 2 homolog, mitochondrial-like, giving the protein MSFLGRGAMLSATKTRAWTLARASAPLVTNVGQPILLRCSQRSQPLYTDVSRLSSTSAEEEPAESSPVEEKVYLSASCVKRLGEIMDKGEYLRIQVEGGGCSGFQYKFIVDSTRNEDDRVFEQGGVGIIVDQDSLEFVKGSTLDYTRELIRSSFQMLKNPQADHGCSCGTSFSVKL; this is encoded by the exons ATGTCATTCCTGGGTCGAGGAGCTATGTTGAGTGCGACAAAGACAAGAGCATGGACCCTTGCTAG ggCCTCTGCTCCCCTTGTCACCAATGTGGGCCAACCTATATTACTGAGATGTTCCCAAAGGTCACAACCCCTCTACACAGATGTCTCTCGATTAAGCAGCACATCAGCCGAAGAGGAACCAGCAGAGTCCAGTCCAGTTGAAGAGAAAGTATACCTCAGTGCATcatgtgttaag AGGTTAGGAGAGATCATGGATAAGGGAGAGTACCTGAGAATACAGGTGGAAGGGGGAGGCTGCTCTGGGTTCCAGTACAAGTTTATCGTTGACAGTACTAGGAATGAGGATGACAG GGTGTTTGAGCAGGGAGGGGTAGGGATCATTGTGGACCAAGATAGCCTGGAGTTTGTGAAAGGCTCGACACTGGACTATACTCGTGAGCTGATCCGCTCCTCCTTCCAGATGCTGAAGAACCCCCAGGCAGACCACGGCTGCTCCTGCGGAACCTCCTTCTCAGTCAAGTTATGA